From a single Pseudopipra pipra isolate bDixPip1 chromosome 15, bDixPip1.hap1, whole genome shotgun sequence genomic region:
- the G3BP1 gene encoding ras GTPase-activating protein-binding protein 1 isoform X1, with product MVMEKPSPLLVGREFVRQYYTLLNQAPDYLHRFYGKNSSYVHGGLDSNGKPADAVYGQSDIHKKVLSLNFKDCHTKIRHVDAHATLNDGVVVQVMGELSNNMQPVRRFMQTFVLAPEGSVANKFYVHNDIFRYQDEVFGDSDTEPPEESEEEGEEPEERQQTPEAVPDDTGAYYEQAVSNDIEEHLEETTAEAEPEPEAEPEQEPEPEAQEEKSEPVLEESAPEETVEKSPSPAPADPAPAVQEDSRTFSWASVTSKNLPPSGAVPVSGIPPHVVKVPVSQPRPEAKPESQTPPQRPQRDQRVREQRTSIPPQRGPRPIREGEQGDVETRRIVRYPDSHQLFVGNLPHDVDKSELKDFFQKLGFSLAGYGNVVELRINSGGKLPNFGFVVFDDPEPVQKILSNRPIMFRGEVRLNVEEKKTRAAREGDRRDNRPRGPGGTRGGLGGGIRGPPRGGMSQKPGFGAGRGIGQRQ from the exons ATGGTGATGGAGAAGCCAAGTCCCCTGCTGGTCGGGCGGGAATTCGTGAGGCAGTACTATACCCTGCTGAACCAAGCACCTGACTATTTGCACAG GTTTTATGGAAAGAACTCTTCCTATGTCCATGGTGGCTTGGATTCCAATGGAAAACCAGCTGATGCAGTCTATGGGCAATCT GACATCCACAAGAAGGTGCTGTCATTAAACTTCAAGGATTGCCACACAAAGATCCGTCACGTGGATGCTCACGCCACCCTCAACGATGGTGTTGTGGTGCAGGTGATGGGGGAGCTCTCCAACAACATGCAGCCCGTGCGCAGGTTCATGCAAACCTTTGTGCTCGCACCTGAG GGTTCTGTTGCAAACAAGTTCTATGTCCACAATGATATCTTCCGCTACCAGGATGAGGTTTTTGGGGACTCTGACACCGAGCCTCCAGAGG AATCagaagaggaaggggaggaacCTGAGGAAAGACAGCAGACACCCGAGGCTGTTCCTGATGATACTGGTGCTTACTATGAGCAGGCTGTCAG CAATGACATTGAGGAACACCTGGAAGAGACGACTGCAGAGGCAGAGCCTGAGCCAGAGGCAGAACCTGAACAGGAACCTGAACCAGAGGCACAGGAAGAAAAGTCTGAGCCAGTATTAGAGGAGTCAGCTCCAGAAGAGACTGTGGAAAagagtccttctccagctcctgctgatccagctcctgcagtgcaaGAGGACTCAAGG aCATTTTCCTGGGCATCAGTAACCAGCAAGAACCTTCCTCCCAGTGGGGCTGTTCCAGTATCAGGAATACCACCTCATGTTGTGAAAGTACCAGTCTCGCAG CCCCGCCCTGAGGCAAAGCCCGAGTCTCAGACCCCACCTCAGAGACCTCAGAGGGATCAGCGAGTGAGGGAGCAGCGAACAAGCATCCCACCGCAGAGGGGTCCTAGGCCAA TTCGCGAGGGTGAACAAGGCGATGTGGAAACCAGACGGATTGTGAGATACCCAGACAGTCATCAGCTTTTTGTTGGGAACCTTCCCCATGATGTGGACAAATCTGAACTTAAAGACTTTTTCCAAA AACTTGGCTTTTCTCTTGCAGGCTATGGCAATGTTGTTGAACTCCGCATCAACAGTGGTGGAAAGCTCCCCAATTTTGGGTTTGTGGTGTTTGATGATCCTGAACCAGTTCAGAAGATCCTTAGTAACAGG CCCATCATGTTCAGGGGAGAGGTGCGCCTGAACGTGGAGGAGAAGAAGACACGAGCTGCCAGGGAGGGTGACCGCAGAGATAACAGACCTCGTGGACCCGGAGGCACTCGTGGGGGGCTGGGAGGTGGGATTCGAGGGCCTCCACGTGGAGGAATGTCCCAGAAGCCAGGatttggagctggaaggggGATCGGGCAACGCCAGTGA
- the G3BP1 gene encoding ras GTPase-activating protein-binding protein 1 isoform X2, translating into MVMEKPSPLLVGREFVRQYYTLLNQAPDYLHRFYGKNSSYVHGGLDSNGKPADAVYGQSDIHKKVLSLNFKDCHTKIRHVDAHATLNDGVVVQVMGELSNNMQPVRRFMQTFVLAPEGSVANKFYVHNDIFRYQDEVFGDSDTEPPEESEEEGEEPEERQQTPEAVPDDTGAYYEQAVSNDIEEHLEETTAEAEPEPEAEPEQEPEPEAQEEKSEPVLEESAPEETVEKSPSPAPADPAPAVQEDSRTFSWASVTSKNLPPSGAVPVSGIPPHVVKVPVSQPRPEAKPESQTPPQRPQRDQRVREQRTSIPPQRGPRPIREGEQGDVETRRIVRYPDSHQLFVGNLPHDVDKSELKDFFQSYGNVVELRINSGGKLPNFGFVVFDDPEPVQKILSNRPIMFRGEVRLNVEEKKTRAAREGDRRDNRPRGPGGTRGGLGGGIRGPPRGGMSQKPGFGAGRGIGQRQ; encoded by the exons ATGGTGATGGAGAAGCCAAGTCCCCTGCTGGTCGGGCGGGAATTCGTGAGGCAGTACTATACCCTGCTGAACCAAGCACCTGACTATTTGCACAG GTTTTATGGAAAGAACTCTTCCTATGTCCATGGTGGCTTGGATTCCAATGGAAAACCAGCTGATGCAGTCTATGGGCAATCT GACATCCACAAGAAGGTGCTGTCATTAAACTTCAAGGATTGCCACACAAAGATCCGTCACGTGGATGCTCACGCCACCCTCAACGATGGTGTTGTGGTGCAGGTGATGGGGGAGCTCTCCAACAACATGCAGCCCGTGCGCAGGTTCATGCAAACCTTTGTGCTCGCACCTGAG GGTTCTGTTGCAAACAAGTTCTATGTCCACAATGATATCTTCCGCTACCAGGATGAGGTTTTTGGGGACTCTGACACCGAGCCTCCAGAGG AATCagaagaggaaggggaggaacCTGAGGAAAGACAGCAGACACCCGAGGCTGTTCCTGATGATACTGGTGCTTACTATGAGCAGGCTGTCAG CAATGACATTGAGGAACACCTGGAAGAGACGACTGCAGAGGCAGAGCCTGAGCCAGAGGCAGAACCTGAACAGGAACCTGAACCAGAGGCACAGGAAGAAAAGTCTGAGCCAGTATTAGAGGAGTCAGCTCCAGAAGAGACTGTGGAAAagagtccttctccagctcctgctgatccagctcctgcagtgcaaGAGGACTCAAGG aCATTTTCCTGGGCATCAGTAACCAGCAAGAACCTTCCTCCCAGTGGGGCTGTTCCAGTATCAGGAATACCACCTCATGTTGTGAAAGTACCAGTCTCGCAG CCCCGCCCTGAGGCAAAGCCCGAGTCTCAGACCCCACCTCAGAGACCTCAGAGGGATCAGCGAGTGAGGGAGCAGCGAACAAGCATCCCACCGCAGAGGGGTCCTAGGCCAA TTCGCGAGGGTGAACAAGGCGATGTGGAAACCAGACGGATTGTGAGATACCCAGACAGTCATCAGCTTTTTGTTGGGAACCTTCCCCATGATGTGGACAAATCTGAACTTAAAGACTTTTTCCAAA GCTATGGCAATGTTGTTGAACTCCGCATCAACAGTGGTGGAAAGCTCCCCAATTTTGGGTTTGTGGTGTTTGATGATCCTGAACCAGTTCAGAAGATCCTTAGTAACAGG CCCATCATGTTCAGGGGAGAGGTGCGCCTGAACGTGGAGGAGAAGAAGACACGAGCTGCCAGGGAGGGTGACCGCAGAGATAACAGACCTCGTGGACCCGGAGGCACTCGTGGGGGGCTGGGAGGTGGGATTCGAGGGCCTCCACGTGGAGGAATGTCCCAGAAGCCAGGatttggagctggaaggggGATCGGGCAACGCCAGTGA
- the ATOX1 gene encoding copper transport protein ATOX1 isoform X2, with product MPKHEFFVDMTCEGCSKAVTRVLDRLGGVQFDIDLPNKKVFIDSEHNVDTLLETLKKTGKNTSYLGEKSAQ from the exons ATGCCG AAACACGAGTTCTTTGTGGACATGACTTGCGAAGGCTGCTCCAAGGCGGTCACCCGTGtcctggacaggctgggag GTGTCCAGTTTGATATTGACCTGCCCAACAAGAAGGTGTTCATCGACTCGGAGCACAACGTTGACACCCTGTTGGAAACCCTGAAGAAGACTGGAAAGAACACTTCCTACCTCGGGGAGAAGTCTGCACAGTAG
- the ATOX1 gene encoding copper transport protein ATOX1 isoform X1, translating into MCGPFGWGGFEPTSSREKKHEFFVDMTCEGCSKAVTRVLDRLGGVQFDIDLPNKKVFIDSEHNVDTLLETLKKTGKNTSYLGEKSAQ; encoded by the exons ATGTGTGGACCTTTTGGCTGGGGAGGCTTTGAACCCACCTCCTCAAGGGAAAAG AAACACGAGTTCTTTGTGGACATGACTTGCGAAGGCTGCTCCAAGGCGGTCACCCGTGtcctggacaggctgggag GTGTCCAGTTTGATATTGACCTGCCCAACAAGAAGGTGTTCATCGACTCGGAGCACAACGTTGACACCCTGTTGGAAACCCTGAAGAAGACTGGAAAGAACACTTCCTACCTCGGGGAGAAGTCTGCACAGTAG